Proteins encoded in a region of the Leishmania panamensis strain MHOM/PA/94/PSC-1 chromosome 7 sequence genome:
- a CDS encoding hypothetical protein (TriTrypDB/GeneDB-style sysID: LpmP.07.1020): MTDFTALRANCTALFDTAMPPLLRGSIPSAPSVGVFSTSQLDRCSMYAGLRADSAVGMSVAPSATLVSSRSMEATLLRREWELRSEYYRLYAEDQWHIRQQREEQRRQDDKAERQRMIEAARAIEEERARRVAEQQEHLLQKERELEEWKLERLKEANSARRQQQQEDERRRELQHERELARVKEEAASGRKAEEVKVAVEQSLQRMQSTMQEQLREEVRALEAAHRSELTRREEEWAARVKAMEISRSTELAELTHQLQLDQTRATRSEEQLREARDQLTKLLQEVDQLRVQLQSGGPRFERDREAAQRLAETHRSAIERLQLMYDDDKRALQRRYMEDRERAKYEQDRRAEELKESHAAVLRGKDSEIDQLSDRVRQLERELQDESTKLALLRTSGEQTIPMSVENARLKDEVRQLLTAKAELEETTKRLERNLREADGRVENQNKQLRTLQADTVSGQRQLTEARDELRRDNADLKSQIAMVRNSYEEEVMRLQKQLKSTEEVATQHDMQDMGQSAREAVERAEEARRSTENSLAEVMRKLKFAEEEVQSSRRNAEAAQYDVAQAQGRIQELQAKVEERAAQVRALETELQGKVNLGYEVREAKERAERLQAEYDAERESRRRQHEAALEAKDRELQQCRADMLTVKQRFHALRAESDTSKLDREGHQQRLTRQLTEREEEVAQLRRQLEDSRQSLQQWKATYEELQRSRGTSTDDYEKVVRERDEELQECHRRLRQMQGEKAGLEDRMRAEEAARISVTAQSNDVQRSLREREAQIEQLEREVRELRAQPALLSALAVPVASPLPPSGSLPPSLPHAPKAPLLSSMTLASAPPITADITPTSCAAPPSVMLPASTPKAPLVPPLHSTGGPTAAPPAPVSAWDSLPPPPRPSSIPTAEKPHVMAVPLTHSLDHGTASTDGTTEGTPLSIPVPVSLSLSPFQVGRQSGDGPSLTIAVPTPAGALSHTASAAEYAISPAPITVAPRSPHSGATAVQAVHVPSTPAPPPLLGAQVTPTGSTSSFALPSSTAPPPVLSVAGGVLSGVAGGPTPVPVPVLSPHATIPVPKVGVPSVPVPGPSCASPSPSAGGYGASPPPPPIPVLVAVPSFTSTSVLAASGNVDKSSRHDHRSHRHHHHRT; this comes from the coding sequence ATGACCGACTTCACCGCACTGCGCGCCAACTGTACGGCGCTTTTCGACACCGCAAtgccgccgctcctgcgcGGCTCGATTCCGTCCGCACCATCCGTCGGCGTCTTCTCTACCTCTCAACTGGACCGGTGCTCCATGTACGCAGGCCTTCGCGCTGACAGCGCTGTGGGGATGAGTGTTGCACCATCGGCCACCTTGGTGTCTAGCCGCAGCAtggaggcgacgctgctgcggcgggaGTGGGAGCTTCGCAGCGAGTATTATCGGCTGTACGCCGAAGACCAATGGCACATacgccagcagcgcgaggagcagcgccgacaggATGAcaaggcggagcggcagcgcatgATCGAAGCGGCTCGAGCGAttgaagaagagcgcgcgcggcgtgtggcggagcagcaggagcaccttcttcagaaggagcgagagcTCGAGGAGTGGAAGCTCGAGCGGCTGAAAGAGGCCAACTCCGCgcgtcgtcagcagcagcaggaggatgAACGCCgtcgcgagctgcagcacgagcgTGAGCTGGCCCGCGTCAAGGAGGAAGCGGCCTCAGGGAGGAAAGCTGAAGAGGTgaaggtggcggtggagcaaTCGCTGCAAAGGATGCAGAGCACcatgcaggagcagctgcgcgaggaggtgcgcgcgCTGGAGGCAGCGCACAGGTCTGAGCTCACACGTCGCGAAGAGGAGTGGGCGGCTCGCgtgaaggcgatggagaTCAGCCGAAGCACGGAGCTGGCTGAGCTcacgcaccagctgcagctcgaCCAGACACGCGCCACTCGCAGCGAGGAGCAACTGCGCGAAGCCCGGGACCAACTCACGAAACTCTTACAAGAAGTCGATCAACTGCGTGTTCAGCTGCAGTCGGGCGGCCCGCGCTTCGAGCGGGATCGCGAGGCGGCGCAACGGCTGGCAGAGACGCATCGCAGCGCGATAGAGCGTCTGCAACTGATGTACGACGATGACAAGAGGGCGCTACAGCGCCGCTACATGGAAGACCGCGAACGCGCCAAATATGAGCAAGATCGCCGCGCTGAGGAGCTCAAGGAGAGCcacgctgcggtgctgcgcggcaaGGACAGCGAAATTGACCAACTCAGTGACCGTGTTCGACAGCTAGAGCGCGAGCTGCAGGATGAGAGCACAAAACTGGCGTTGCTGCGTACGAGCGGGGAGCAGACGATCCCCATGAGTGTCGAGAATGCTCGCCTCAAGGATGAGGTGCGGCAGTTGCTGACGGCCAaggcagagctggaggagacCACAAAGCGACTGGAGCGCAATCTGCGTGAGGCTGACGGGCGGGTAGAAAACCAAAACAAGCAGCTGCGGACGCTGCAGGCTGACACAGTGTCGGGCCAGCGTCAGCTGACGGAAGCGCGGgatgagctgcgccgcgacaATGCCGACCTCAAGAGCCAGATCGCTATGGTTCGGAATAGTtatgaggaggaggtgatgcgGTTGCAGAAGCAACTCAAGAgcacagaggaggtggccaCCCAGCATGACATGCAGGATATGGGGCAGAGTGCGCGtgaggcggtggagagggCTGAAGAGGCTCGTCGAAGCACCGAGAACAGCCTCGCAGAGGTGATGCGCAAGCTGAAGttcgctgaggaggaggtgcagtcGTCGAGGCGTAACGCTGAGGCAGCGCAGTATGACGTCGCTCAGGCACAGGGCCGCATTcaagagctgcaggcgaagGTAGAAGAGCGCGCCGCGCAGGTGCGCGCGTTAGAGACTGAGTTGCAGGGTAAGGTCAATTTGGGCTACGAGGTGCgggaggcaaaggagcgggcggagcggctgcaggCCGAGTACGATGCGGAGCGCGAGTCGCGCCGCAGGCAGCACGAGGCCGCTCTAGAGGCGAAGGAccgagagctgcagcagtgccgcgccGATATGCTGACAGTGAAGCAAAGGTTTCACGCGCTGCGAGCGGAGAGCGACACCTCCAAATTGGATCGTGAGGGTCACCAGCAAAGACTCACTCGCCAACtcacggagagggaggaggaggtggcgcagttGCGCCGGCAGCTTGAGGACAGCCGGCAGTCGCTTCAGCAGTGGAAGGCAACCTacgaagagctgcagcggagcaggGGCACCAGCACAGATGACTACGAGAAGGTCGTTCGCGAGCGggacgaggagctgcaggagtgcCATCGCCGGCTGCGCCAAATGCAGGGCGAAAAGGCCGGACTGGAGGACCGTATGCGGGCCGAGGAGGCTGCCCGAATCTCCGTCACTGCGCAGAGCAACGACGTACAACGGTCGCTGCGTGAGCGGGAGGCGCAGATCGAGCAGCTGGAACGCGAAGTGCGCGAGTTGCGGGCAcagccggcgctgctgtcggcCCTGGCTGTGCCTGTCGCgtcgcctcttcccccttctggGTCACTtccaccttctctgcctcatGCGCCAAAGGCTCCGCTGCTCTCCAGTATGACACTAGCGAGCGCACCCCCTATCACCGCTGACATCACACCCACCTcatgcgcagctccaccgtcGGTGATGCTGCCTGCGAGCACACCGAAAGCGCCTCTTGTACCACCTCTGCACAGTACTGGCGGCCCGACTGCGGCCCCGCCGGCCCCTGTTAGCGCCTGGGATAgcttgccaccaccaccgcggcctTCATCGATCCCAACTGCAGAAAAGCCCCACGTCATGGCGGTGCCGTTGACGCACTCCCTCGACCACGGCACGGCTTCGACCGATGGCACCACGGAGGGAACCCCTCTGAGCATCCCCGTCCCAGTTTCGCTGTCTCTATCGCCATTCCAAGTCGGCCGGCAGAGCGGCGATGGCCCATCGCTGACAATCGCCGTTCCCACTCCTGCCGGCGCCCTCTCCCACAccgcgtcagcagcggagTATGCGATCTCGCCAGCTCCGATAACCGTCGCCCCGCGCAGTCCCCATAGCGGCGCTACAGCGGTGCAGGCGGTACACGTGCCGTCGAcccctgcaccgccgcccctccTAGGCGCGCAAGTGACTCCCACCGGTTCCACCAGCTCCTTCGCATTGCCCTCATCcacggcaccgccacctgTCCTGTCCGTGGCCGGGGGCGTCCTCAGCGGTGTCGCTGGTGGTCCCACCCCAGTGCCAGTGCCGGTGCTCTCTCCGCACGCCACCATACCGGTTCCCAAGGTTGGTGTTCCAAGCGTACCCGTGCCCGGCCCCTCTTGTGCCTCACCGTCCCCGTCAGCTGGCGGGTACGgcgcgtcaccgccaccgccgccgattCCGGTACTGGTAGCAGTGCCGTCCTTCACGAGCACTTCTGTCCTCGCGGCGTCGGGCAACGTGGACAAGAGTAGCCGGCACGACCACCGTagccatcgccaccaccaccaccgcacttGA
- a CDS encoding hypothetical protein (TriTrypDB/GeneDB-style sysID: LpmP.07.1030), giving the protein MASTLPPAFGCEQQRSYAFSMQCKRSLTPTLTHQFEVTWPWPVVQSRRRSRAAGGADDAQGLVSSSATLQGSVFKDDEAEEGGDEVREGVEKGATKEGVPNSPTSGSDASAATCRSKSPLWRERCHYGWPTFILGLSSDPFLGRHETRRVGVLLSPGYRCLLPLVELDEPEPLPDKAGVAFWRTAFKPPSHRAPALSSSSSLSAANPPPCCAELLVGELAEIERAVRQRHEMATTSSRCNTRASMKQSFLSCISLEPRTQLSAPLLEAGGEGSLLTQSTDCALQCVKREEETAPAAAVSSAPGRDPERMDTISGSTATSAQSQRGSAFAPKRVLSFFFYTIPFRLRWLSQLPGRIVVSLPCEERLLTLYAPHGNGNHRSAPQPSPSSVPRGGGTAPTEIIALSQVHSYALPRGVVPLDLSEVFDRPFLAIGTAEHGVLLCHLDTSTGAVQGIARWISLRGYGSSLYPVTRLAAVFPARQSGRAPNRFTDFPSAPPWMRHVAALESLNDGVLVCSSLYEPTAAVVKLGVAAVGVVEDFSVLRGVDTILDVSATVQPDLGPLVCTVSRKLLRLRVVDSAAEEAERRTALLKKKLDSGLADRVPPCLTHDRMVRLECPLLHVASSPVVVQSFAEKYVSRRNYTKHWQFGVDGANRVMLLDRTVSQYILHSTFQLGRLDSAAEEGRVAPTGCLLPFSPTTNSANKSEARLSCAGKLEGVLDEGCEAATDGNDVSMSLPFPPPTQLSLSSGGQKRLRPSSKTSRNKRASDSTAKRRGAAAALSTAVAKGKGDDDNSDDEDDASPGKASSFSDLTSLIPIEDACSGVAVTCVQDQMIQVAAAHDRDCISLVTWRINLSTPPRPPTSSATATIITEALAAPPKGGARA; this is encoded by the coding sequence aTGGCATCGACTCTGCCGCCTGCGTTCGgctgcgagcagcagcggagttATGCTTTCTCCATGCAGTGCAAGCGCTCCCTCACCCCGACTCTGACTCATCAGTTCGAGGTGACATGGCCGTGGCCAGTGGTGCAGAGCAGAAGGCGGTCTcgcgccgccggcggtgctgacgATGCTCAGGGTTTGGTGAGCTCGTCGGCCACGCTCCAGGGCAGCGTTTTCAAGGATGacgaagcagaagagggaggggacgaGGTGAGAGAAGGGGTCGAGAAGGGAGCCACCAAGGAGGGCGTGCCCAACTCGCCGACGTCCGGAAGTGACGCATCTGCCGCGACGTGCCGCAGCAAATCACCGCTGTGGAGGGAGCGATGTCACTACGGGTGGCCCACTTTCATCCTTGGCCTCTCGAGCGACCCGTTCCTTGGCCGGCATGAGACACGTCGCGTTggtgtgcttctctcgccAGGCTATCGCTGTCTCTTACCCCTGGTTGAGCTGGATGAACCAGAGCCTCTACCAGACAAGGCTGGTGTGGCTTTTTGGCGAACCGCCTTTAAGCCACCCTCCCACAGGGCACCCGCGttgtcatcctcctcgtctctcaGCGCCGCCAACCCGCCTCCGTGCTGCGCCGAGCTTCTCGTCGGCGAGCTTGCAGAGATTGAGCGGGCAGTCCGGCAGCGTCATGAGATGGCGACTACGTCATCCCGGTGCAACACGCGTGCATCGATGAAGCAgtcgtttctctcttgtaTTTCACTTGAGCCCCGCACGCAGCTCAGTGCACCCCTGCTGGAGgccggaggagaggggagcttGTTGACGCAGAGCACTGATTGTGCATTACAATGCGtaaagcgagaggaagagacggcgcccgccgcagcggtgagTTCGGCTCCGGGGCGTGATCCTGAGAGGATGGATACGATATCGGGCTCAACGGCAACGTCAGCACAGTCGCAGCGAGGCTCAGCCTTCGCACCGAAGAGAGTCCTGAGCTTTTTCTTCTACACCATTCCGTTCCGCCTTCGCTGGCTCTCCCAGCTGCCGGGGCGGATTGTCGTCTCTCTGCCATgcgaggagcggctgctgacCCTGTACGCGCCTCATGGAAATGGCAACCATCGCAGTGCACCACAACCCTCACCGTCGTCGGTGCCTCGAGGTGGAGGTACCGCTCCGACTGAGATCATTGCCCTGTCGCAGGTGCACAGCTACGCACTGCCGCGTGGTGTAGTCCCGCTGGATCTCTCGGAGGTGTTTGACCGACCATTTCTCGCCATTGGCACGGCTGAGCAcggggtgctgctgtgccacctCGACACGTCGACAGGCGCCGTACAGGGCATCGCGCGGTGGATTTCACTAAGGGGTTATGGGAGTTCTCTGTACCCGGTGACGCGCCTCGCGGCGGTGTTTCCTGCGCGTCAGTCGGGGCGCGCGCCGAATCGCTTCACCGATTTTCCCTCAGCACCCCCGTGGATGAGGCACGTGGCTGCCCTTGAAAGCCTCAATGACGGCGTGCTCGTGTGCTCCTCGCTGTACGagcccaccgctgctgttgttaAGCTCGGCGTGGCTGCAGTGGGCGTGGTGGAGGACTTCTCCGTCCTCCGCGGCGTCGACACGATCCTCGACGTGAGCGCGACTGTGCAGCCCGATTTAGGGCCACTTGTCTGCACAGTCTCACGGAAGCTGTTGCGGTTACGTGTTGTTGACTCCGCGGCcgaagaggcggagcggcgcacTGCGCTTCTCAAGAAGAAGCTGGACTCCGGTCTTGCCGATCGCGTACCTCCGTGCCTGACTCACGACCGGATGGTGCGGCTGGAATGCCCGCTTCTCCACGTTGCTTCCAGCCCCGTCGTCGTGCAGTCCTTCGCTGAAAAGTACGTGAGTCGACGCAACTACACGAAGCACTGGCAGTTTGGGGTGGATGGCGCGAATCGGGTGATGCTGCTAGATCGGACGGTGAGCCAGTACATCCTCCACTCCACCTTTCAACTGGGCCGCCTCGACTCGGCAGCCGAGGAGGGGCGCGTGGCGCCTACCGGCTGTCTTCTACCGTTTTCCCCCACTACGAACAGCGCCAATAAAAGCGAGGCACGACTCTCTTGTGCAGGCAAACTGGAGGGTGTGCTCGACGAGGGCTGTGAGGCTGCAACAGATGGAAATGACGTCAGCATGTCGTTGCCGTTTCCTCCTCCGACGCAGCTCTCGCTAAGTAGTGGTGGGCAGAAGCGTTTGCGACCTTCGTCAAAGACCTCAAGGAACAAGAGGGCGTCTGACTCCACTGCCAAGCGTCgtggggcagcagctgcgctgtccactgctgttgctaaggggaaaggagatgatgacaacagcgacgacgaggacgacgcatCGCCTGGCAAAGCCAGCTCGTTTTCCGACCTTACTTCCTTGATTCCCATCGAGGATgcctgcagcggtgtcgcGGTGACCTGCGTGCAGGATCAGATGATCCAAGTGGCTGCCGCCCACGACCGCGATTGCATTTCTCTCGTCACGTGGCGAATCAATCTTTCTACCCCACCACGACCGCCGACGTCCTCTGCCACGGCAACCATCATCACGGAGGCCCTTGCTGCACCCCCCAAGGGAGGTGCACGGGCATAG
- a CDS encoding RNA binding protein, putative (TriTrypDB/GeneDB-style sysID: LpmP.07.1040), protein MEEFYGMEVFVGKTAKPSISADRVLHVTQVALPPNASHAITLLVKAEGKSFVLATLDPHRALFHMSVDMLFSGKQELAFTCEGAAGAVHVIGYTQLAEEEEEGEDMDDEDYDDMMAGEDAA, encoded by the coding sequence ATGGAGGAATTCTACGGCATGGAGGTCTTCGTTGGCAAGACGGCAAAGCCCAGTATTTCGGCTGATCGCGTGCTGCACGTGACGCAGGTGGCGTTGCCGCCGAACGCGTCTCACGCCATTACGCTGCTTGTCAAGGCGGAGGGCAAGTCGTTTGTGCTCGCGACGCTGGACCCACACCGGGCGCTCTTCCACATGAGCGTGGACATGCTCTTCAGCGGCAAGCAGGAACTCGCTTTCACCTGCGAGGGTGCGGCTGGTGCCGTGCACGTCATTGGGTACACGCAGctagcggaggaggaggaggagggggaagacatggacgacgaggatTACGATGACATGATGGCTGGCGAGGACGCGGCATAA